The nucleotide sequence GCCGATTGTCATACCCTGACGGAGCATCCCCATGGCAATTCCGCCCACCAGGTTAATCAGGGTAATGAGAATACCTACATTCGCATCTCCCTTTACATACTTGGTCGCACCATCCATAGCTCCGAAAAAGCTGGACTCCTGCTGAATTTTATTTCTTCGTTCTATCGCCTGTTTGTCACTGATGGCACCTGTATTCAAATCCGCATCAATGGCCATCTGCTTACCAGGCATGGCGTCCAGAGTAAATCTGGCTGTTACTTCTGATACACGTTCCGAACCCTTGTTGATAACAATCAACTGAATTAAAATCATAACCACAAAGATAATGGCGCCGATAATGAAATCGCTTCCACCTACGAACTGGCCGAAGGTACGCACAACATTACCCGGATCCCCTGTGGTTAAAATCAGACGTGTGGAAGAAACGTTCAGCGAAATACGAAAAAGGGTCGTGAACAAAAGGAGGGTTGGAAAAAAGGACATATCCAGCACTTCTTTTACAAACAGGGCATTCATTAATATTACCAATGCTATGGATATATTAAATGCCAGCATGATATCCAATAGAATCGAGGGAATCGGCACAATAAAGAATATGATTGCAACCAGCAGGTACAGTGCAACCCCCATATCAGCTTTTTTCATGCTGTTTTCTCCTTTCGTCTCATCTGTCTCATTTATCTATTCTCCCTCAGGCTGTAAACAAAGGCCAGTACCTCCGCTACTGCCTGATACAATTCCGGCGGAACTTCTTCGCCAACATCCACATTGGCATAAAGCATCCTTGCCAGCGGTTTGTTTTCCACAATTTCTATCTGATGTTCCCTGGCCGCTTCCTTAATCTTCATGGCCAGATAATCCTCACCCTTTGCCACTACGACAGGAGCGGAATACTGACTGGCATCATACCGGATTGCCACCGCGTAATGGGTGGGGTTGGTAATTACCACGTCTGCATTGGGAAGATTCTGCATCATACGCCGCTGAGAGGCCTCCCTCATCCTGGAACGCTGCTTTCCCTTGATTTCCGGATTTCCCTCGGTATTTTTATATTCATCTTTTACTTCCTGCTTGGTCATTTTCATGTCTTCTTTGAATTTATGCTTCTGATAAATCCAGTCGGCAATTCCTACCAGCAGATACACCAGACTGATTTTCAGCCCGGCATCAATCACAATGGTTCCCACCAGCAGAATCACCTGCATCAGCGGAATATCATACAGCAGAAACAGTTCATCCTGATGGTCTTTGATGGCCGAATAAGCCACATAGGCAATCAAACTTACCTTTACAACAGACTTCAACAGCTCAAACAGAGAATCTTTGGAAATAATCCGCTTAAAACCATTGAGGGGATTTAATTTGTTAAATTTGGGATGCATGGGCTTCGTAGTCACCTTCCATCCCACCTGAAAAATATTGCTGACAAGTGCAACAGCAAATCCTATGGCAAATATAGGTCCGAGGACTTTCATAATTGTCAGAATCGTATTGTTGATAATCACAGCAGCGGCATGATCTGACAGACCGCCCACACTGTCGTCAATCACATCCGGTATCTTATTATAATACACAGAAAAATTGCGAAATAAACTTTCGCCAATAGAGGAAATAAATACTTTCAGCATTAAAAATAATGCAATCAGGCTTAAGGCGCTGTTCAGCTCCTGGCTTTTGGCCACCTGGCCTTCATTTCTGGCATCCTGCAGTTTCTTGGCTGTGGCGGGCTCTGTCTTTTCCCCGCCATTTCCGTCTTTTGCAAACCACTGGAGGTCATATTCCATCAAAAAACAGAATTCTTCTCTCACGCTAATACATTCCTTCAACTACAGAAACAATCATTCTTTTCATTTCCCTGAAGATAAAATTTGAAATATCAGGCAG is from Lachnospiraceae bacterium JLR.KK002 and encodes:
- the flhB gene encoding flagellar biosynthesis protein FlhB: MEYDLQWFAKDGNGGEKTEPATAKKLQDARNEGQVAKSQELNSALSLIALFLMLKVFISSIGESLFRNFSVYYNKIPDVIDDSVGGLSDHAAAVIINNTILTIMKVLGPIFAIGFAVALVSNIFQVGWKVTTKPMHPKFNKLNPLNGFKRIISKDSLFELLKSVVKVSLIAYVAYSAIKDHQDELFLLYDIPLMQVILLVGTIVIDAGLKISLVYLLVGIADWIYQKHKFKEDMKMTKQEVKDEYKNTEGNPEIKGKQRSRMREASQRRMMQNLPNADVVITNPTHYAVAIRYDASQYSAPVVVAKGEDYLAMKIKEAAREHQIEIVENKPLARMLYANVDVGEEVPPELYQAVAEVLAFVYSLRENR